CGGCATTGGCCACCATGGTGGTAAAACCAGCAGCCACGCCCATGCTGGGGGCAAAGGCGGGGTGCATTGATATGTTCACATCGCTCAGATTGCGGGCCTTGCGGTAAAGCTGATACAGGGTCATGGTTGCCACAATGGCCCCAATCACCCGCTGCACCTGCGTATCGTTGCTGAAGCAGAGCATGGCCGTACCCAGGCCAACCCCCAGCGCGGTCCAGGGAAGAATACGCAAAAGCTCCAGCCAGCGCACGTTTTTGTGCAGCATGCTTACAGCCAGAAAATCAGCGCAGATCAGCACCGGCAGCAGAGCACCGGTAGCCTCACGGGCCGGCATGATGCTGGCAAACAAGACCACCGCGATGGTTACCCCGCCAGACAACCCAGTTTTAGAAGCGCCCACCAGCCAGGCAGCCAGCAGGGCCAGGGCCCAGGATTGGGGGCTGAGCTCCATGCTGCTACCATACCCCAGCCCAGCCCAATTGGTGGGCCAGATGGTAGCCAAAGCCAGCTTTTTTGCCTAGCCTGTAGGGGGATGTCCAGGGCCAGACCATCTGCCGAGATTGTCGCCAAAATTTTGCGCCAAAAAGGGCTTAGCGCCGGGATTCGGCGGGGCCGGGCGCTGGTGCTGTGGCCCGAGATCGCGGGGCCAGCCCTGAGCGAGCTCACCGAGGCCGAGCGCCTGGAGGACGGGGTGTTGCTGGTCCGCGTGGCCGACTCGGTGGTGGCCCACCAGCTTACCTATCTGCGGGAGGAATTCATCCGGCGCTACCAGGAAAAGCAGCCGGGCCTGGTGCGGGAGCTGCGGTTTGTGGTGGGGGCCGAGAAAAAAGCCAGGCCCAAAAGCAAGCCTGCCGTGCTGCCCAAGCTGAACCCCGAGGAGGAGTCCCGGCTGCAAAAGCTGGCCCAGCGCTCCCCCCAGGATCTTCAGGAGGTGATTCTACGGGCCGGAAGGGCGGTGCTGCAAAGACAAAAAGAAAACCCCCACCCGCCCTGCCCCATTTGTGGCGGGCCCAGCCGGGAGCACCCCTGCAAACCCTGCCAGACCCTCCTGGCAGCACCCGCTGTGCAACGTGAGGCGGGACGCCTGATCCGCTTTCCGCTCAAGACACGCCTCGAGGGCGAGCCCCTGCAGGCCGCCCGCTACCTGGCCCAACAAAAGCTCGAGGCCCAGCTACGTGACCTGCTGCCCCAGGTTATCCAGCAGCCCGAACTAATGCCCATCCTGCAAGATACCGCGCGGCGCTACCTGCAACTTCGCACGGGCGAAAAAGAGGTTCGGGCCTACCGTCACCTGCTACCCGAGTCGCTGGGCTCGTTGCTCAAAGAGGTATGATTGGGGTGTCCGCGTTATAGCGCCAGGGATTCATATCAGGCGCACCGGGCCCATCTGCGGCAACCTTACGGAGGAGAGATGACAACCGAAACCAAATCCAAAAGCGTTGGGGGCGATAGCAAAATGAAGGCCGGGCTGATCTGGTTCAATGGGCAGATGGTGCCCCAGGAAGAGGCTAAAGTCTCGGTGCTGACCCATGCCCTGCACTATGGCACCAGCATTTTTGAAGGCATCCGGGCCTACGAGACCCCAGAAGGCCCCGCCATCTTCCGCTTGCAAGAGCACACCGAGCGCTTTTTTCACAGCGCCAAGGTCATGATGTTCGAAATGCCCTTTAGCCCCGAGCAGATTAACCAGGCCATACAGGAGGTTATCCGGGTCAATGGCTACAAAAGCTGCTACATCCGCCCGCTGGCCTGGATGGGGGCCAACACCCTGGGGGTGAATCCCCTGCCCAACAACCCTGCCGAGGTGATGATTGCCGCCTGGGAGTGGGGCACCTACCTGGGCGACGAGGCGGTGCGCAAGGGCGCCCGGCTCATCACCTCCTCCTGGGCCCGCTTCCCGGCCAATGTGATGCCCGGCAAGGCCAAGGTGGGGGGCAACTACGTCAACAGCGCCCTGGCCCGCGTGGAGGCCCAGCAGGCTGGGGCCGATGAGGCCCTGCTGCTCGACAAGGAAGGCTTTGTGGCGGAGGGATCGGGCGAAAACATTTTCTTCTTTCGGGGTGGCGTGCTGTACGCAGTCGAACACTCGGTCAACCTAATGGGCATAACCCGCGACTCGGTCATCACCATTGCCCGCGACCTGGGCTATGAGGTACGCGAGGTGCGGGCCACCCGCGACCAGCTCTATATGGCCGACGAGATGTTTATGGTAGGTACCGCTGCCGAGGTTACACCCATCTCGTACCTCGATCACCGGGCCATCGGTACCGGCAGGGCTGGCGAACACACCATGAAGCTCAGAGCCGCTTATATGGATGTGGTGCACGGTAAAAACCCCAAATACAAAGCCTGGTTGACCTACGTCAAATAGGGTTTACAAGCCTGCACTTATTGCTATAGGGAACGGCTCGAGTTCGTCGGCGCACCGACTGAATCGGGGGCTTGCCAGGCCGCCCAGGATGTACACTGATGTACACTGTTGACCGGTGAAACCACTCTCGCTGTTGTTTCTGACGCTGTTTAACAGCATTTTAGGCTTATCGGTTTTGTTTCCCATTCTGGGGCCGCTTGCGCGCGAGCTGGGCTTGAGCGAGGTACAGGTCGGGCTGTTTTCTACCGGCTATGCCCTGATGCAGTTCCTCCTGGCCTCCTACTGGGGGCGCCGGAGTGAGGTGATGGGGCGCAAGCCCATCCTGCTGGTGGGCATTTTGGGCTTCGCCTCGAGCTTCTTCTTGTTTGCCCTGTTCGCCTGGTTGGGCTACCAGCAGGTGCTTTCGAGCTGGGGGCTGTTTGCTTTCCTGCTGCTTTCCAGGCTCTTAGGCGGGGCTTTTTCCTCGGCTACCCTACCCACTGCCCAGGCCTATCTGGCCGACATCACCCCACGTGAGCAGCGCACCCAGAGCTTTGCTGTGCTGGGGGCTGCGTTTGGCCTTGGTGTGATTTTTGGTCCGGCGATTGGGGCTGGTCTGGCGCACTTTGGCCTATTGGCGCCGGTGGTTTTTTCAGCCAGCCTGGCTCTGCTCAATGCGCTGTTTGTGTGGCGGGTCTTGCCTGAGTCACGCAAGCCCATGGACCGCCCCCCAACCCCCCCCAGGCTGGCCTGGACCGATCCCCGTATTCTGCCCTTGCTGCTCATTGGTCTGAGCATCAACCTGGCCTCCATCGCCATGGAGCAGACCGTGGCCTTTTTGTACCAGGACCGCCTGGGGCTAAGCCCCGCCCAGACTGCCCAGACCGTAGGCTTAGCCCTGGTGATTTTTGGCGTGGTGGGGGTGCTGGTGCAGGGTTTCTGGGTGCGGCTGGTCAGGTGGCCGCCCAGGGCCTTGCTGGGCTTGGGTTTGCCCCTGCTGCTGCTGGGCTACCTGGGCCTGGTGTTTGCCTCTAATTTTGTCTGGCTCACGGCCTCGCTGGTGCTGCTGGGGCTGGGCTCCATGACCAGCCCGGGTTTAACTGCGGCCCAGTCGCTGGCGGTTTCCGACGACGAACAGGGTGTGGTGGCGGGCCTGTCCAGTGCCGCGCAGGCCCTGGGGCGCATGCTGGGGCCGGTGCTGGGTACCTCTTTATACGGGCTTTCCCCGGCTTATCCCTATGTGTTTTCAGCAACGCTGATTGGCCTGGCGATTTTATTCTTCCTGGCCAAACCTCAACTGGCCAGCCCGCGTTAGTACCTTTACCCTGCGGGTAACCCTGCTTCTT
The genomic region above belongs to Meiothermus cerbereus DSM 11376 and contains:
- a CDS encoding sulfite exporter TauE/SafE family protein, coding for MELSPQSWALALLAAWLVGASKTGLSGGVTIAVVLFASIMPAREATGALLPVLICADFLAVSMLHKNVRWLELLRILPWTALGVGLGTAMLCFSNDTQVQRVIGAIVATMTLYQLYRKARNLSDVNISMHPAFAPSMGVAAGFTTMVANAAGPFVLIYMLAMRMGKLEVVGSIAWYFLVVNLFKVPFAAGLGLITWESLAFNLWLVPAVVLGAVAGRRLLNYIQQSTFEWMALALALLGGLRLLI
- a CDS encoding DUF721 domain-containing protein, producing MSRARPSAEIVAKILRQKGLSAGIRRGRALVLWPEIAGPALSELTEAERLEDGVLLVRVADSVVAHQLTYLREEFIRRYQEKQPGLVRELRFVVGAEKKARPKSKPAVLPKLNPEEESRLQKLAQRSPQDLQEVILRAGRAVLQRQKENPHPPCPICGGPSREHPCKPCQTLLAAPAVQREAGRLIRFPLKTRLEGEPLQAARYLAQQKLEAQLRDLLPQVIQQPELMPILQDTARRYLQLRTGEKEVRAYRHLLPESLGSLLKEV
- a CDS encoding branched-chain amino acid transaminase, with translation MTTETKSKSVGGDSKMKAGLIWFNGQMVPQEEAKVSVLTHALHYGTSIFEGIRAYETPEGPAIFRLQEHTERFFHSAKVMMFEMPFSPEQINQAIQEVIRVNGYKSCYIRPLAWMGANTLGVNPLPNNPAEVMIAAWEWGTYLGDEAVRKGARLITSSWARFPANVMPGKAKVGGNYVNSALARVEAQQAGADEALLLDKEGFVAEGSGENIFFFRGGVLYAVEHSVNLMGITRDSVITIARDLGYEVREVRATRDQLYMADEMFMVGTAAEVTPISYLDHRAIGTGRAGEHTMKLRAAYMDVVHGKNPKYKAWLTYVK
- a CDS encoding MFS transporter, translating into MKPLSLLFLTLFNSILGLSVLFPILGPLARELGLSEVQVGLFSTGYALMQFLLASYWGRRSEVMGRKPILLVGILGFASSFFLFALFAWLGYQQVLSSWGLFAFLLLSRLLGGAFSSATLPTAQAYLADITPREQRTQSFAVLGAAFGLGVIFGPAIGAGLAHFGLLAPVVFSASLALLNALFVWRVLPESRKPMDRPPTPPRLAWTDPRILPLLLIGLSINLASIAMEQTVAFLYQDRLGLSPAQTAQTVGLALVIFGVVGVLVQGFWVRLVRWPPRALLGLGLPLLLLGYLGLVFASNFVWLTASLVLLGLGSMTSPGLTAAQSLAVSDDEQGVVAGLSSAAQALGRMLGPVLGTSLYGLSPAYPYVFSATLIGLAILFFLAKPQLASPR